The Geobacillus genomosp. 3 genome segment TCCGCTTGACGGCGGACGGCGGGCGACAATCAACGACTTGCCCGATTATACCGAAAAATATACCGAGCTGTTTACGTCGCTCGCCAAAGACACGGGCATGTACTTGATCGGCGGCACGCATGTCATCCGCCAAAACGGCAAGCTGTACAATGTCGCCCATTTGTTTACGCCGGACGGGACGGTCCATCGCCAGGCGAAGCTGCATATCACCCCGACCGAGGTCAACGAGTGGAACATCGCCCCGGGCGACGGGCTTCATGTCTTCGAAACGGACAAGGCGACGATCGCCATCTTGACGTGCTATGACATCGAGTTTCCGGAAATCGTCCGTCTGGCGCGCGCCAAAGGGGCGGACGTCATCTTTTGTCCATCGTGCACCGACGACCGGCACGGGTTTTACCGCGTACGGTATTGCTGCCACGCGCGGGCGGTCGAGAACGAAGTGTATGTCGTCACGACCGGCACAGTCGGCTCGCTCCCGACCGTTGACTTTATGCGCGCCAACTTCGGCCAGGCGGCCGTCATCACGCCAAACGACATTCCGTTCCCGCAAGGCGGCGTGCTTGCATCGGGCGAGATCAACGGCGACATGGTCGTTACCGCTGACCTTGACTTGTCGCTCCTTCGCAAAGTGCGGGAAAAA includes the following:
- a CDS encoding carbon-nitrogen hydrolase family protein, giving the protein MRVSAVQYHLHTIGSFDEFAAQVTHYVKTAQEFDAEFVLFPEFLTTQLLSIPLDGGRRATINDLPDYTEKYTELFTSLAKDTGMYLIGGTHVIRQNGKLYNVAHLFTPDGTVHRQAKLHITPTEVNEWNIAPGDGLHVFETDKATIAILTCYDIEFPEIVRLARAKGADVIFCPSCTDDRHGFYRVRYCCHARAVENEVYVVTTGTVGSLPTVDFMRANFGQAAVITPNDIPFPQGGVLASGEINGDMVVTADLDLSLLRKVREKGSVTTWRDRRTDLYPDWNTMA